A window from Methylocystis sp. MJC1 encodes these proteins:
- the mutS gene encoding DNA mismatch repair protein MutS codes for MEKVAEQGQDQTGAARATPMIAQYIEIKSANADCLLFYRMGDFYELFFEDAEIASRALGIMLTKRGKHLGEDIPMCGVPVERANDYLQKLIALGFRVAVCEQIEDPAEAKKRGAKSVVKRDVVRLVTPGTITEDALLDPARANAFAAVARGRGDGSWRYGVASVDISTGVFTVADCAQSELSSTLARLEPREIVAAETLCREETLATIFSGLDAPVAPLGRDAGDAARRLMDFYCVSTLEGFGALSEAELAAAATAILYVERTQKGCRPALSRPMSLRESATLDIDAATRANLELSRTLSGAREGSLLSVVDLTVTSAGARLLAERLAAPSTDPALIDARLDAVAFFLQKPEIRASLRGKLARAPDLARAVSRLALQRGGPRDVASVGAALSAARDIAAIFAGSEAPAEIAREAATLATADAVLANEIATSLKDSPPLDKRNGDFIREGRDAALDEARSLRDESRVVIASLQARYSEQAGAKLKVKHNNFLGFFLEAPAAQGEKLLRPPFDSIFTHRQTMADAMRFSTLELVELQSKIASAADRALARELAIFDALAGEILASSKELQALAQSFARLDVASALAEVAEKRGWTRPHVDHSLDFVIIGGRHPVVEASLQAQGKAFAANDCELSGDKAGRIAIVTGPNMAGKSTFLRQNALIALLAQAGSYVPAQEARLGVVDRLFSRVGASDDLARGRSTFMVEMVETAAILNCATSRSLVILDEIGRGTATFDGLSIAWATMEHLHEVNCARSLFATHFHELTQLTKRMARLVNLTMKVTDHAGEVVFLHEVVKGAADRSYGVHVAQLAGLPASVVTRAHAILAELEAADRRAPVEALIDDLPLFKHVLQSTQPSDTLREALKQMDPDRMSPREALAALYELKAKI; via the coding sequence ATGGAAAAAGTAGCGGAGCAAGGACAGGATCAGACCGGCGCGGCGCGCGCGACGCCGATGATCGCCCAATATATCGAGATCAAATCGGCGAACGCGGATTGCCTGCTTTTCTACCGCATGGGCGATTTCTACGAGCTCTTTTTCGAGGACGCCGAAATCGCCTCGCGCGCGCTGGGCATCATGCTCACCAAGCGCGGCAAGCATCTCGGCGAAGATATTCCGATGTGCGGCGTGCCGGTCGAGCGCGCCAATGATTATCTGCAAAAGCTCATCGCCCTCGGCTTTCGCGTCGCCGTCTGCGAGCAGATCGAAGACCCGGCCGAAGCCAAAAAGCGCGGCGCGAAATCCGTCGTCAAGCGCGACGTGGTGCGCCTCGTCACGCCGGGCACGATCACCGAAGACGCGCTGCTCGACCCTGCGCGCGCCAATGCATTTGCTGCCGTCGCGCGCGGGCGGGGCGATGGGTCCTGGCGCTATGGCGTGGCAAGCGTGGATATCTCGACGGGCGTCTTTACGGTGGCCGATTGCGCGCAAAGCGAATTGTCCTCCACGCTGGCGCGCTTGGAGCCGCGCGAGATCGTCGCTGCCGAAACGCTGTGCCGGGAAGAGACGCTGGCGACGATCTTTTCTGGGCTTGACGCGCCCGTCGCCCCGCTGGGGCGCGACGCCGGCGATGCGGCGCGCCGACTCATGGATTTCTACTGCGTTTCGACGCTCGAAGGTTTTGGCGCGCTGAGCGAGGCTGAGCTTGCCGCGGCGGCGACCGCTATCCTTTACGTCGAGCGCACGCAAAAGGGCTGCCGCCCGGCGCTGTCGCGGCCGATGAGCCTGCGCGAAAGCGCCACGCTCGACATCGACGCCGCGACGCGCGCCAATCTGGAGCTTTCCCGCACGCTCTCAGGCGCGCGCGAGGGGTCGTTGCTTTCGGTCGTCGATCTGACTGTGACGTCGGCCGGCGCGCGGCTTCTCGCCGAACGGCTTGCCGCGCCGTCAACCGATCCGGCTTTGATCGACGCGCGGCTCGACGCCGTGGCTTTCTTTCTCCAAAAGCCGGAAATCCGCGCGTCCTTGCGGGGCAAGCTCGCGCGCGCGCCCGATCTTGCGCGCGCCGTCTCGCGTCTCGCCTTGCAGCGCGGCGGGCCGCGCGACGTCGCGAGCGTCGGCGCGGCGCTTTCCGCGGCCCGCGACATTGCTGCGATCTTCGCAGGCTCCGAGGCGCCGGCGGAGATCGCCCGCGAAGCGGCGACGCTGGCAACAGCCGACGCAGTGCTCGCCAATGAGATTGCGACAAGCCTGAAGGACAGCCCGCCGCTCGACAAGCGCAATGGCGACTTCATCCGCGAGGGTCGCGACGCCGCGCTTGACGAAGCGCGTTCGCTGCGCGACGAGAGCCGCGTGGTGATCGCCTCTCTGCAAGCGCGCTACTCGGAGCAGGCCGGCGCGAAGCTCAAAGTCAAGCACAACAACTTTCTCGGCTTCTTCCTCGAAGCGCCTGCGGCGCAGGGCGAGAAGCTCTTGCGCCCGCCTTTCGATTCGATCTTCACGCATCGTCAGACCATGGCGGACGCCATGCGCTTTTCGACGCTGGAGCTTGTCGAGCTGCAGAGCAAGATCGCATCAGCCGCCGATCGCGCGCTGGCGCGTGAGCTTGCCATCTTCGACGCGCTCGCCGGAGAGATTCTCGCTAGCTCGAAGGAGCTGCAAGCGCTGGCGCAATCTTTCGCCCGGCTCGATGTCGCGAGCGCGCTTGCCGAAGTCGCCGAGAAACGCGGTTGGACCCGACCGCATGTCGATCATTCGCTCGACTTCGTCATTATCGGCGGGCGACATCCGGTCGTGGAGGCGTCGCTGCAAGCACAAGGCAAAGCCTTCGCCGCCAATGACTGCGAACTCTCCGGCGACAAGGCCGGCCGCATCGCCATCGTGACCGGCCCGAACATGGCGGGCAAATCGACGTTCCTGCGCCAGAATGCGCTGATCGCGCTTCTTGCGCAGGCGGGGTCGTACGTGCCGGCGCAAGAGGCGCGTCTCGGCGTCGTCGATCGTCTCTTTTCGCGCGTCGGCGCTTCGGATGATCTCGCGCGCGGGCGTTCGACCTTCATGGTCGAGATGGTGGAGACCGCCGCGATCCTCAATTGCGCGACATCGCGCTCGCTCGTCATTCTCGACGAGATCGGCCGCGGCACGGCGACCTTCGACGGCCTCTCCATCGCCTGGGCGACGATGGAGCATCTGCACGAGGTCAATTGCGCCCGCTCGCTTTTCGCCACTCATTTTCACGAGCTGACGCAGCTCACCAAGCGCATGGCGCGGCTCGTCAATCTCACCATGAAGGTGACGGATCACGCAGGCGAGGTGGTGTTTCTGCACGAGGTCGTGAAAGGCGCGGCCGATCGTTCCTATGGCGTGCATGTCGCTCAGCTTGCCGGGCTGCCCGCGAGCGTTGTGACGCGCGCGCACGCCATTCTCGCCGAGTTGGAGGCGGCCGACAGGCGCGCGCCGGTCGAGGCGCTGATCGACGATCTGCCACTGTTCAAACACGTCCTCCAATCTACGCAGCCGAGCGATACGCTTAGAGAGGCGCTCAAGCAGATGGACCCCGATCGAATGAGCCCACGCGAGGCCTTGGCGGCGCTGTACGAGCTGAAGGCAAAGATCTAA
- a CDS encoding glycosyltransferase: MTARLHLSPASSAPWLSVIMPVYRGERWIDAALRSIAAEPEDGVEILILDSSPDSTTLEIVRRYDSLLNLRIMKLDEGLIWHAKTNIGVERAQALHICWLHHDDLWLPGRIEAIRKWIERAPNAALHLAPSAIIDANGRTLGEWRCPLDKDAETGSEETMQRLLVQNFISAPAPVFRKDAWLSCGGLDESLWYTADWDLWLKLAALGPVHYHSEVTTAFRVHNSSLTVTGARKIEEFSQQMQIVFDRHLPTLAEIDKCAEAAGRASIRVNAALAAASGGDFSLLAPAVAAVMGLGPRGVARYLRDSRIYDRLAPRLRAKFAGAF, translated from the coding sequence ATGACAGCGCGCCTCCATCTGTCGCCAGCCTCTTCGGCGCCTTGGCTTTCCGTCATCATGCCTGTCTACCGGGGCGAGCGATGGATCGACGCCGCGCTGCGCTCGATTGCCGCAGAGCCCGAGGATGGCGTTGAGATTCTCATTTTGGACAGCAGCCCGGACTCGACCACGTTGGAGATCGTCCGGCGATACGATTCCTTGCTAAACCTGCGCATCATGAAACTCGACGAGGGTTTGATATGGCACGCCAAGACCAACATCGGCGTAGAGAGGGCGCAGGCGCTACATATTTGCTGGCTGCACCATGACGATCTTTGGCTGCCAGGGCGCATCGAGGCGATCAGAAAGTGGATAGAACGCGCTCCCAACGCCGCGCTTCATTTGGCGCCGAGCGCTATTATTGACGCCAATGGCCGAACGCTAGGGGAATGGCGCTGCCCGCTGGATAAAGACGCCGAGACCGGCTCCGAGGAGACCATGCAACGCCTGCTTGTGCAGAATTTTATTTCGGCGCCAGCGCCGGTCTTCCGAAAAGACGCTTGGCTTTCCTGCGGCGGGCTGGATGAATCGCTCTGGTATACTGCCGATTGGGATTTGTGGCTGAAGCTCGCCGCACTGGGCCCGGTTCATTACCACAGCGAGGTAACGACCGCATTCCGGGTCCACAACAGCTCTCTCACGGTGACAGGCGCCCGCAAAATCGAGGAGTTCTCGCAGCAGATGCAGATCGTTTTCGACCGGCACCTGCCCACTCTCGCTGAAATTGACAAATGCGCGGAAGCGGCCGGCCGCGCCTCTATCCGTGTCAACGCCGCGCTTGCCGCAGCGTCCGGAGGCGATTTCAGCCTATTGGCGCCGGCCGTTGCAGCGGTGATGGGACTCGGGCCGCGGGGCGTCGCGCGATATCTGAGAGACTCCCGCATTTATGATCGGCTGGCGCCTCGCCTGCGGGCGAAGTTCGCGGGAGCCTTCTGA
- a CDS encoding class I SAM-dependent methyltransferase: MALGPRIRGIFGPYERHVAEAYRAVFLDIDALADRIRKWAPDAKEILEVGCGEGAVTERLSAAYPNAQITAIDLTPRLGRLYAGPRERVRFLQVDVQEIARVNPNAFDLVIMSDVLHHVPTEGRRALLDAIRRATAANGKFVLKDWERTPTPIHWLCYASDRYITGDAISYLTSDELIGEIGESFGRAGCVDEARIAPWRNNIAILVAP, translated from the coding sequence ATGGCGCTAGGCCCTCGTATCCGTGGCATTTTTGGCCCCTATGAGCGCCACGTCGCCGAAGCGTACAGGGCGGTCTTCCTCGATATCGACGCCTTAGCCGATCGCATCCGCAAGTGGGCTCCCGATGCAAAGGAGATATTGGAAGTAGGGTGCGGCGAAGGTGCGGTGACCGAGCGTCTGAGCGCCGCCTACCCCAACGCCCAGATTACGGCGATTGATCTGACGCCGCGGCTTGGTCGCCTTTACGCTGGGCCACGCGAAAGGGTGCGTTTTTTGCAAGTAGACGTTCAAGAAATCGCGAGGGTGAATCCGAATGCCTTCGATCTCGTCATTATGTCAGATGTCTTACATCATGTTCCCACCGAAGGACGGCGCGCCCTGCTTGATGCGATCCGACGGGCAACGGCTGCAAATGGCAAATTCGTGCTCAAGGATTGGGAGCGGACCCCGACGCCGATCCACTGGCTTTGCTATGCGTCCGATCGATACATCACTGGCGACGCCATTAGCTATCTGACGAGTGACGAACTGATAGGAGAGATTGGGGAAAGCTTCGGGCGGGCCGGATGCGTCGACGAGGCGCGCATTGCGCCATGGCGAAACAACATCGCCATATTGGTTGCGCCATGA
- a CDS encoding GtrA family protein — translation MAKQHRHIGCAMTLRLAAERSARYTLIGAFCAAMHNVLLIGGDYLGLHYAQMNLASFSFVTPIGYLLHSAFTFQTPKSIRAFLRYASAIAAGVPLSIGIMAFLCDGLRLPVAIATPIATLVLFLWNYCLAHWAILGRFWRRETWSNLSR, via the coding sequence ATGGCGAAACAACATCGCCATATTGGTTGCGCCATGACCTTGCGTTTGGCGGCGGAAAGGTCCGCACGCTATACGCTCATCGGCGCATTCTGCGCCGCGATGCACAACGTGCTTTTGATTGGCGGGGATTACCTCGGACTCCATTACGCCCAGATGAATCTGGCGTCCTTTTCTTTCGTGACGCCTATAGGCTATCTGCTCCATTCTGCCTTTACTTTCCAGACGCCCAAATCGATACGCGCCTTTTTGCGTTATGCGTCCGCCATCGCCGCGGGCGTGCCGCTTTCCATCGGCATCATGGCGTTTCTCTGCGACGGCCTCCGTCTCCCAGTCGCCATCGCAACGCCGATCGCGACTCTCGTGCTGTTCCTATGGAACTATTGCCTTGCCCATTGGGCGATACTCGGCCGGTTCTGGCGGCGCGAGACATGGTCCAACCTCTCGCGATAG
- a CDS encoding GlxA family transcriptional regulator, which translates to MTRTIVFFLYEDFQLFDAAGPITVFEIASRFAAGGAYRIVLAAKEKRRVRASSGVELQVEALCDIETIDTLIVVGGEGARTAMACNPTLDAVRDADRRARRLCSVCSGAFILAAAGLLDGLSATTHWRAAPAFAQKFPRVRTRADRIYIRQGRVWTSAGVSAGVDLALALAAEDLGEEIAKRAAREMVVYFRRPGGQSQFSTLLDLDSPDHRFALLLEKVRGRLDRRWTVEKLAEEACMSPRHFSRAFAAATGLSPAKAVERMRLEVARERVEAGVEPIEIIADKVGFGDPERLRRAFVQTFGVPPQGLRRQARADGR; encoded by the coding sequence ATGACCCGGACCATTGTCTTCTTCCTTTATGAGGACTTTCAGCTCTTCGACGCCGCCGGTCCCATCACGGTTTTCGAGATCGCTTCGCGCTTTGCGGCGGGCGGCGCCTATCGCATCGTTCTGGCGGCGAAAGAAAAGAGGCGCGTGCGCGCCTCTTCCGGCGTGGAGCTGCAAGTTGAAGCGCTTTGTGACATCGAGACGATCGACACTTTGATTGTGGTCGGCGGCGAGGGCGCACGAACGGCAATGGCCTGCAACCCGACGCTCGACGCCGTCCGTGACGCCGACCGACGCGCACGCCGGCTCTGCAGCGTCTGCTCGGGCGCGTTCATCCTGGCCGCCGCGGGCTTGCTGGACGGATTATCCGCCACGACACATTGGCGCGCCGCGCCGGCTTTCGCGCAGAAATTTCCGCGCGTGCGGACCAGAGCCGATAGAATCTACATCCGTCAGGGCCGGGTCTGGACGTCGGCGGGCGTCAGCGCCGGCGTCGATCTGGCCCTTGCTTTGGCGGCGGAGGATTTGGGGGAGGAGATCGCCAAGCGCGCGGCGCGGGAGATGGTCGTCTATTTTCGCCGGCCGGGAGGTCAGTCGCAATTTTCGACGCTGCTCGACCTCGATAGTCCCGACCATCGCTTCGCGCTTCTGCTCGAAAAAGTGCGCGGGCGGCTCGATCGACGCTGGACAGTCGAGAAGCTCGCGGAAGAGGCTTGCATGAGCCCGCGCCATTTCAGCCGCGCCTTCGCGGCCGCAACCGGCTTGAGCCCCGCCAAGGCCGTGGAGCGGATGCGGCTCGAGGTCGCGCGCGAACGGGTGGAGGCGGGAGTCGAACCGATCGAAATAATCGCAGACAAGGTGGGCTTCGGGGACCCCGAAAGGTTGCGTCGCGCCTTTGTCCAAACCTTTGGCGTTCCGCCCCAAGGTCTTCGCCGCCAGGCGCGGGCGGACGGGCGCTAA
- a CDS encoding DJ-1/PfpI family protein — translation MSTRPFTIVFALYDGMTQLDFTGPHEFLSRAPGAVTIIASRDGGSVKSERLEFGGTVPLVTVSSCDLLCIPGGLSATAVALDRIFIAEIRRLGLGARYVTSVCTGSLILGAAGLLKGKRAACHWAWRDLLPLFGAIPQADRVVRDGDIITGGGVTAGIDFALSVLAEIAGADVAQAIQLGLEYDPQPPFHSGSPQSAPPEILARFQATAAPLIEKRRAQAEEAARNLGAETSAPDLQ, via the coding sequence ATGAGCACACGCCCTTTCACCATCGTCTTCGCGCTCTACGACGGAATGACCCAGCTCGATTTCACCGGCCCGCATGAGTTTCTGAGCCGGGCGCCAGGAGCCGTGACCATTATCGCCAGCCGTGACGGCGGCTCGGTGAAATCGGAGCGGCTCGAATTCGGCGGGACCGTTCCTTTGGTGACTGTTTCGAGCTGCGATCTTCTTTGCATCCCCGGCGGGCTCTCGGCGACCGCGGTCGCGCTCGACCGGATCTTCATCGCGGAGATTCGGCGTCTCGGCCTCGGCGCGCGTTATGTGACGTCGGTCTGCACGGGGTCGCTCATTCTTGGCGCGGCCGGTCTTCTGAAAGGAAAGCGCGCTGCTTGCCACTGGGCGTGGCGCGATCTTCTGCCGCTGTTCGGCGCCATCCCCCAAGCCGACCGGGTGGTTCGCGACGGCGACATCATCACCGGCGGCGGCGTGACGGCGGGGATCGATTTTGCCTTGAGCGTTCTCGCGGAGATCGCCGGCGCCGATGTGGCGCAGGCAATCCAGCTCGGCCTCGAATACGACCCTCAACCGCCCTTTCATTCGGGCTCGCCCCAGTCGGCGCCGCCCGAAATCCTCGCCCGCTTCCAGGCGACGGCCGCCCCGCTCATTGAAAAACGGCGCGCCCAGGCTGAGGAGGCCGCGCGCAATTTAGGGGCCGAGACGTCGGCGCCCGATCTCCAGTGA
- a CDS encoding TonB-dependent receptor family protein codes for MIDISGQRQKHTGGRPAASVPNRSAHTGRTDVAPASSPLISAQAAPGFSPEKLKLPIYRAPTGQTVTEIGAKTFAEQPLGTVGDMLRYAPGVSFKQGNGPRDMTISIRGSGARFGGAIQRIILMDDGFRMAMPDGYSRTDWVDPHAYAGFDVYRGPSSALFGNFAVGGAINFRTRSGAEIDGVEAGSEGGSFGYVNNYMTFGKKVGKLDFAVFASDMRLEGFTLNNNSNTQTVNLRATYEVTPQDKVTFKFIHNQLYGELPARLSLNQYYANPFQRGCYAISPALGLANQSCGGTSLFINGVNGASLPITGTQSGWLRNDRFDALGLRWEHEVDASTVIRTTGIYYDKDFWQPIDTPNTYANVPGVDIRTDVTTLGQFLGRDLRNNVEVYYNSSRFTTNTKPLAMFGPGNVMPQLTNKQDVLVSNFGSRFRSEYALAPTLTAVIGMDIEASRNNSQSDNLGYANADNPLLPTSFGSAKFNNLWVNWAHEASLTWQPNSEWQVRARTSRGFGTPNYGAFFVDQQGNFGPNTGLKPQTNTGVDGGIVWTPNDKLTVSLTGFYEWWTDEILAQRPGAGKLSYQFNAPGSVHRGAEFAADYELREGLKWLVNYTYNNQVFTDYIEQRNSGGGAPYSANTYYLNRAGYKVPNVPAHQLTTRLTYDQPNGDFRGIGAFIEYIYQYSYYIDNGNQLTIPSYGLVNLNAHYKRELSDSFLKEFTAFVQVNNLLNQNWVAGATNVTNTLMYGFQAPGAYLAQNATGSIYAGAPIGVQGGIKVKF; via the coding sequence ATGATCGACATCAGCGGGCAACGCCAAAAACACACAGGCGGAAGGCCTGCGGCGAGCGTACCAAATCGTTCGGCGCATACCGGGCGGACGGACGTCGCTCCCGCCTCTTCGCCGCTCATCAGCGCGCAGGCCGCGCCGGGTTTCAGCCCCGAAAAATTGAAGCTCCCCATTTACCGCGCGCCAACCGGTCAGACGGTCACGGAAATCGGCGCCAAAACCTTCGCCGAACAACCCTTGGGCACAGTCGGCGACATGCTTCGCTACGCCCCGGGCGTGTCGTTCAAACAGGGCAATGGTCCAAGGGACATGACCATTTCGATCCGCGGCTCGGGCGCGCGGTTCGGCGGCGCGATCCAAAGGATCATTCTGATGGACGACGGCTTCAGAATGGCGATGCCGGACGGTTATTCGCGCACCGACTGGGTCGATCCCCATGCCTATGCCGGCTTCGATGTGTATCGCGGGCCGTCATCGGCTTTGTTCGGTAATTTCGCGGTTGGCGGCGCCATCAATTTCCGCACGCGCAGCGGCGCGGAGATCGACGGCGTTGAAGCGGGGAGCGAAGGGGGCAGCTTCGGCTACGTCAATAATTATATGACTTTCGGCAAGAAGGTCGGCAAGCTCGATTTCGCAGTCTTCGCAAGCGACATGCGGCTCGAAGGGTTTACGCTCAACAACAACAGCAACACGCAAACCGTGAATCTGCGCGCGACCTATGAGGTGACTCCGCAGGATAAGGTGACCTTCAAATTCATCCATAATCAGCTCTATGGCGAGCTGCCGGCGCGCTTGTCGCTCAACCAGTATTATGCGAACCCCTTCCAAAGGGGGTGCTACGCCATTTCGCCGGCGCTGGGCCTCGCGAACCAATCGTGTGGCGGCACCAGCCTGTTCATCAACGGCGTGAACGGCGCGTCGCTGCCGATCACCGGCACGCAGAGCGGCTGGTTGCGCAACGATCGTTTCGACGCGCTCGGCTTGCGCTGGGAACATGAAGTCGACGCCAGCACCGTCATCCGCACGACGGGAATCTATTACGACAAGGATTTCTGGCAGCCGATCGACACCCCAAACACCTATGCCAACGTCCCTGGGGTGGACATCCGAACCGATGTGACGACCCTCGGCCAATTCCTCGGGCGCGATCTGCGCAACAATGTGGAAGTCTATTACAACAGCAGCCGCTTCACGACCAACACCAAGCCTCTGGCCATGTTCGGCCCGGGCAATGTGATGCCGCAGCTCACCAATAAGCAGGACGTGCTCGTCTCCAATTTCGGCTCTCGCTTCCGTTCGGAATATGCGCTTGCGCCGACGCTCACCGCCGTCATCGGCATGGACATCGAGGCGAGCCGAAACAATTCGCAGTCCGACAACCTCGGCTACGCCAACGCCGATAACCCGCTTCTTCCGACGAGCTTCGGATCGGCGAAGTTCAATAATCTTTGGGTGAACTGGGCGCATGAGGCTTCGCTCACCTGGCAGCCGAACAGCGAGTGGCAGGTGCGGGCGCGCACGTCGCGCGGCTTCGGCACGCCGAATTACGGGGCGTTTTTTGTCGACCAGCAGGGCAATTTCGGACCGAACACCGGCTTGAAGCCGCAAACCAATACGGGCGTCGACGGCGGCATTGTCTGGACCCCGAACGACAAGCTCACCGTCTCTTTGACCGGTTTCTACGAGTGGTGGACCGACGAGATTCTGGCGCAGCGGCCCGGCGCAGGCAAATTGAGCTACCAGTTCAACGCCCCCGGCTCCGTCCACCGCGGCGCCGAATTCGCGGCGGATTACGAGCTGCGCGAGGGATTGAAGTGGCTGGTGAACTACACCTACAACAACCAGGTCTTCACGGATTACATCGAGCAGAGAAATAGCGGCGGCGGCGCGCCCTACAGCGCCAACACCTATTATCTGAACAGAGCCGGCTATAAAGTCCCCAACGTGCCCGCCCATCAGCTCACAACGCGGCTGACTTACGATCAGCCGAATGGGGACTTCAGAGGGATCGGGGCCTTCATCGAGTATATCTACCAGTATTCCTATTATATCGACAATGGAAACCAGCTCACCATCCCGAGCTATGGGCTGGTGAACCTAAACGCCCACTACAAGCGGGAGCTATCGGACAGCTTCCTCAAGGAGTTCACCGCCTTTGTTCAGGTCAATAATCTGCTGAACCAGAATTGGGTCGCGGGGGCGACGAATGTCACGAACACCCTGATGTACGGCTTTCAAGCCCCCGGCGCCTATTTGGCGCAGAACGCCACCGGCTCGATTTACGCCGGCGCGCCGATCGGCGTCCAAGGCGGCATCAAAGTCAAATTCTGA